In one Lolium rigidum isolate FL_2022 chromosome 3, APGP_CSIRO_Lrig_0.1, whole genome shotgun sequence genomic region, the following are encoded:
- the LOC124696801 gene encoding cytochrome P450 94B3-like, translating into MAMAALLLLLLPLFFLGALLVLHAARGVNKKAGLQPYPLLGHLPQFLANRHRVMDWMTEVLARQPTCTLVFRRPGAVPGVITANPANIEHVLRAGFDNFPKGPRFGSILHDFLGRGIFNADGEAWRAQRKAASYEFNTRSLRVFVAQSVHSELHGRLLPLLRRAVSSGQPVDLQDTLERYAFDNICRVAFDHDPRQLPDGDEDGTSAGPVDENAETASSRFADAFRDAANLSAGRFRYAVPGFWKIKKALNLGSERRLRESIAMVHGYADRIIRSRRKEMSMGCEKHDLLSRFMASQSDSYTETALRDVVISFLLAGRETTSSALTWFFWLLSSRPDVERRIRDEVAAVRARRTRSDLDNAGFDLDELREMHYVHAAITESMRLYPPVPVNFLQAKAADVLPDGTAVGAGWFVAYNSYATGRMDSVWGEDARVYRPERWLDTADGTFRPESPFRYVAFHAGPRICLGKEMAYIQMKSIVACVLEEFKLQVDGEYRPRQVPSLTLRMADGLPVRVKARGNWLPREDDVS; encoded by the coding sequence ATGGCGATGGCAGCtttgctactgctgctgctacCGCTCTTCTTCCTCGGCGCACTCTTGGTCCTCCATGCTGCCCGGGGTGTCAACAAGAAGGCGGGGCTTCAGCCGTACCCGCTGCTCGGCCACCTGCCGCAGTTCCTGGCTAACCGGCACCGCGTAATGGACTGGATGACCGAGGTGCTCGCGCGCCAGCCCACCTGCACGCTTGTCTTCCGCCGGCCGGGTGCCGTACCCGGCGTCATCACCGCCAACCCGGCGAACATAGAGCACGTCCTGCGCGCCGGCTTCGACAACTTCCCCAAGGGCCCGCGCTTCGGGTCCATCCTCCACGACTTCCTCGGCCGGGGCATCTTCAACGCGGACGGCGAGGCGTGGCGTGCGCAGCGGAAGGCCGCCAGCTACGAGTTCAACACGCGCTCTCTGCGAGTCTTTGTGGCCCAGAGCGTGCACAGCGAGCTCCACGGTCGTCTCCTCCCGCTGCTGCGCCGTGCCGTGAGCTCCGGCCAGCCAGTCGACCTCCAGGACACGCTCGAGAGGTACGCCTTCGATAACATCTGCCGCGTCGCCTTCGACCACGACCCGCGCCAGCTCCCCGACGGAGACGAAGACGGCACCAGCGCAGGCCCGGTAGACGAGAACGCCGAGACCGCAAGCAGCAGGTTCGCGGACGCGTTCCGTGACGCCGCCAATCTCAGCGCGGGTAGGTTCCGGTACGCCGTCCCAGGATTCTGGAAAATCAAGAAGGCGCTTAATCTTGGCTCCGAGCGGCGGCTGCGCGAGTCCATCGCCATGGTGCACGGCTATGCCGATCGCATCATCCGGTCGCGGCGGAAGGAGATGAGCATGGGCTGCGAGAAGCACGACCTCCTGTCCAGGTTCATGGCGAGCCAGAGCGACAGCTACACCGAGACGGCCCTCCGCGACGTGGTGATCAGCTTCCTTCTCGCCGGGCGGGAGACGACGTCCTCCGCGCTCACATGGTTCTTCTGGCTGCTGTCCTCGCGTCCCGATGTGGAGCGCCGTATCCGCGACGAGGTCGCCGCGGTGCGCGCCCGTCGCACGCGGAGCGATCTGGACAATGCCGGcttcgacctcgacgagctgAGGGAGATGCACTACGTGCACGCGGCCATCACGGAGTCGATGCGGCTGTACCCGCCGGTGCCGGTGAACTTTCTGCAGGCTAAGGCCGCCGACGTCCTGCCGGACGGCACAGCGGTGGGAGCGGGGTGGTTCGTGGCGTACAACTCATACGCGACGGGGCGGATGGACTCCGTGTGGGGCGAGGACGCGCGGGTGTACCGACCGGAGCGGTGGCTGGACACGGCCGACGGGACGTTCCGGCCGGAGAGCCCGTTCCGCTACGTGGCGTTCCACGCGGGGCCGAGGATCTGCCTCGGCAAGGAGATGGCGTACATCCAGATGAAGTCCATCGTGGCGTGCGTGCTGGAGGAGTTCAAGCTGCAGGTGGATGGCGAGTACCGACCACGGCAGGTGCCGTCGCTGACGCTGCGGATGGCAGACGGGCTCCCCGTGAGGGTGAAGGCTCGGGGCAATTGGTTACCACGAGAAGATGATGTATCctag